Part of the Streptomyces antimycoticus genome, GGTCGGTCTCCGCTCCGGGGTCGGTTTCGGCACCCGGATCGGTCTCGGCTCCGGGGTCGGTGCCCAGGTCCGTCTCGGTGCCCAGGTCGGTTTCGGCGCTGGGGTCGTCGGTCTCCGTACCTAGCTCGGTGTCGGTGCCCAGGTCGGTGTCGGTGCCCAGGCCCTCGTCGAGGCCAGTGTCGGCGTCGGCGTCCGTCTCGGTGTCGGTACCCGCCTCGGTGTCGGCATCCGTACCGGCGTCGGTGCCCGAGCCGAGGTCCGCGTCCGCGTCGGTGTCCGCGTCCGCGTCGGTGTCCACGTCCGTGTCGACATCCGCACCCAACTCGGTATCGGTGCCCGTATCCGTCTCGGCATCCGCTCCGGTCCCTGTGTCCGTTTCGGCACTGGGATCGGTGTCGACGTCGGCCTCCGCGCCGACATCGGCCTCCGCCTCCGCGTCGGCATCAGTGTCGCTGTCGGCACGGGGCGGCACCGTGGCCGGATGGCTCTCCCCATGGCTTGCGCCGGCGCTCGGCGTCCGGCTCGGCGCGGCGGAGGGCCGGGTCTTCTCGGGCGTGCGCGTCGGAACGGCCGTGGGGCTCTTGGAGCGGGTGGTCGGCTGCGGGGCGGGCTTGGTCTCGGTGGCTTCGTCGGTAGCGGCTCCGGCGCCGACGCCGGTATCCGTCTCCCTATCCCTGACGGCGCCCGTAGCCGCCCTCGTCCGCGTTCCGGTACCCGTCAGGGCCTCCGTACCCGTCCCGGCCTCCATACCCGCGCCCGAACCCGAACCCGTACCCGAAGCCGCCCCCGTGCCCGAAGCCGCCCCCGTCGCCGCCGGGCCGATGTGGAATGCGTAGTCGTTGGACTGCCCCACCCAGTCGCCGTCGTTCGCGCGCCGCTGTACGGCGATGGCGTTGGCCGTCACCGGCCCCTCGGGCGCGTCCTCGGTGAACCGCGTGCGCACCTGCACGTCGACGGTCTTGTGCGCGGGCACGGTGAAACCCTTGAAATGGCTGTTGTCGAAGACCCCGATGTTCTCGTCCTCGTCCGTCGTCTGGAAGGAGACGGCCCGCCAGGTGGCGCCGCCCTCCGCGGACGGGTCCAGGAACTCGAAACCAATATGGCGGGGCCGCAGTTCACGGGCCTCGTCGATCAGGACGGCGATGGGGTGGATGGCGCGGCAGCCGGTGTCCGTGGCGTTGCGCAGTTCGAGGTGCCAGCCGCGCCAGCCGCCGCCCCGGGCGTACTGATCCGGCCCATCGCGCAGATGGGCTTCGATCGGGAAGTCGGAGGCGTTCCGGCCCCCGCAGGCGGCGGACTCGGCCTCGGCGGCGTACACCGGGATTCCATAGAGGGCGGGGGCGAACGCGAGCGCGGCCGCCGGAAGGACAGCTCGTAGGGACAGTGCGGTGGGCAAGCGCATGAGTGACCTCTGCTGTGCGGGGTTTCCCCGAGCACTGCGCTACATTCCGCGTCCGCACGCCGACACACCGCACCAGGCCCGGATTGCCCCCGACTGGCGGTCAGGATCCCCCTCGATCAGCCCAGTGCGAACAGCGGTGCGAGGACGAGCCGGGCGGCGCCCTCGACGACGGCCCGCCCGCCCCGCTCCACCACATCCACGGGCACGGTAAGGCGGCTGGCGCGGGCGGAGTCCTCGGCGATCATCGTGGCCACACCGCGAACGTAGGGCTCGGGGTCGGCCAGCACCACCCGGCCGCCCAGCAGCACCCGGTCGATGTCGAGGAGCCGTACGAGGTTGGCCGCGCCGACGCCGAGCAGCCGCGCCGCGTCCGTATGGTCGTCGCGTGCGACGGCGGCGAGGCACAGCGCCTCCAGGCAGCCGCGATTGCCGCATTCGCAGGGCGGCCCGTCGAGCTGGATCACCTGATGCCCGAACTCGCCCGCGTCGGTCCGCGCCCCCGGTAGACGTCCCCGCCGAGCATCAGACCGGCGCCGAGGCCGGTGCCCAGATGGAGATACGCGGCCGATGGGGCGGTCCCGGCGGTCACCAGCCCGAGCGCCGCGGCGTTGGTGTCCTTGTCGAGGACGACGGGCAGGCCGAGCCGCTCGGCGAGCGCGTCCCGCAGCGGGAAGCCGTCCCACTGGGGGAAGCCGGTGACGCGGTGCAGCACGCCGGAGCCGTGGTCGAGCGGTCCGGGCGCGGCGACGCCGACACCGAGCAGCCCGCCGCCCGGGCCACCGCCCGCCGCAGCTCCGGTCGCGCCACCCGTCTCCGTACCGGTCTCCGTAAGGCCGGTACAGGCGTCTGCGAGGAGCGCCCCGACCTCGGCGGTGGCCGCCGTGAGCGCCTCCTCCGCCCCCGCGCCGAAGTCGAAGGGCGCCGTACGGGCGGCGACCGGTGTGCCCGCGAGGTCGACGAGAACGGCCGTCAGCTCATCGCGGTCGAGCTGCAGCCCGATCGCGTGGCGGGCGCCCGGGACCAGGCGGAGTACGGCGGGCGGTTTGCCGCCGGTCGAGGCGCGCTGACCGGCCTCCACCGCCAGCCCCTCCGTCCTCAGCCGCGCCGTGATCTTGCTGACGGCCTGGGGGGTGAGGCCGGTGTGGCCGGCCAGCTCCGGTCGGCTGACTCCGTCCTCGCCCGCGTCGCGCAGCAGACGCAGGACGAGCGCGGCGTTATGACTGCGCAGGGCGGTCAGATTGGCTCCGGGCCCGGCCGCCCCCGACATGGTGCTGTTCACCCCTCCATTGTGGCCACCGCTTGCACTTTGGCAACACTGTTGCCAAAGTGACCCTCATGGATGCCATGGATGACAGCAGCACCGTCCGCGTGGGACTGATCGGCTACGGCCTGGCCGGATCCGTCTTCCACGCCCCCTTGATCGCGGCCACCGAGGGACTGGTGCTGGACACCATCGTCACCTCCAGCCCGGAGCGGCAGCGGCAGGCACGCGCCGAGTTCCCCGATGTCCGTCTCGCGGACTCCGCCGATGAGCTGTGGGGCCGGGCGGATGAGCTGGACCTGATCGTCATCGCCTCCCCGAACCGCACCCATGTCCCGCTCGCCCGCACCGCCCTCGAGGCGGGGCTGCCGGTCGTCGTCGACAAGCCGCTGGCCGCGACCGCCGCCGAGGCCGAGGAGCTGGCCGCGCTCGCCGAGGCCCGCGGGCTGCTGCTGAGCGTCTTCCAGAACCGCCGCTGGGACAACGACTTCCTCACCCTCCGCAAACTGCTCGCCGAGGGCGCGCTCGGCGACGTGCAGCGCTTCGAGTCCCGCTTCGAGCGGTGGCGGCCGCAGCTCAAGGGCGGCTGGCGGGAGTCCGGCGACCCGGCCGAGGTCGGCGGGCTGCTGTACGACCTGGGCAGCCACCTCGTCGATCAGGCGCTCACCCTCTTCGGCCCCGTCGAGTCCGTCTACGCCGAGGTGGATGTGCGCCGTCCCGGGGCGCAGACCGACGATGACACCTTCATCGCCCTCACCCACACCAGCGGGGTCCGCTCCCATCTGTGGATGAGCGCGATCACCGCCCAGCTCGGCCCGCGCTTCCGGGTGCTGGGCAGCGGGTCGGGCTATGTGAAGTACGGTCTCGACCCGCAGGAGGCCGCCCTGCGCGAGGGGCTGCGCCCCGGCGACCCGTCCGCGGAATGGGGCGCCGAGCCGGAGAGCGAATGGGGCCGGCTGGGCGCCGGAGAGTCCCCGCTGACCGGCGGCGGGGTCCCCGTGCCGACCCTCCAGGGCGACTACCCCGCGTACTACGCCGCCGTCGCCGCCGCCCTCCGAGACGGCACCCCGCCGCCGGTCACCGCCGCCGAGGCCGCGGCCGCCCTGCATGTGCTGGAGGCGGCCCGGGTGTCGGCCGCGGAGCGCCGTACCGTCCGGATCGAGGTCCCCGCATGAGCGAGCACGCCGAGCTGATATCCCGCATCGAGGAGCAGGAGCGCCGGCTGCGGCTGCCCCGCTTCGACAACGACGACGCCTGGCGTCTGGGCTGCCTCATCGCCGACCTGGCCCAGGAGCGCGGCGCCGCCGTCACGATCGGCATCCACCGGGCCGGTCAGCGGCTCTTCCACCGCGCCCTGCCGGGCACCTCCCCCGACAACGACGCCTGGCTGGAGCGCAAGTGCCGGGTCGTGGAGCGCTACGGGGCGAGCTCATTCCTCGTCGGCGCCCGCTTCCGCGCCAAGGGCGCCGGCTTCGAGGAGTCCTCCCGCCTCGACCCCGACCGGTACGCCGCGCACGGCGGCGCCTTCCCCCTCCATGTGACGGGCACGGGCGTCATCGGCGCGGTCGCCGTCTCGGGGCTGCCGCAGGCCGAGGACCACGCGCTGGTGGTGGAGGCGCTGGAGCGCTATCTGGCGGCGACGGCCTGAGGCGGCCATACGGAGGGGCGGCCCCGACGGGGCCGCCCGCCCGGCATCCGGCTACGCGTCCTTGAATTCCTGGCGCTGGCGGCCCAGCCCGTCGATCTCGAGCTCGACGACATCGCCGGAGCGGAGGTACGGCTTGGGCTCGGGGCGGCCCATGGCCACGCCCGCCGGGGTGCCGGTGTTGATGACATCGCCGGGGTAGAGGGTCATGAACTGGCTGAGGTAGCGGACCACATGCGCCACGCCGAAGATCTGGTCCGCGGTGGTGCCATCCTGCTTGACCTCGCCGTTGACCCAGAGGCGCAGGCCCAGGGCCTGCGGGTCGGGGATCTCGTCGGCGGTCACCAGCCAGGGGCCCAGGGGGTTGAACGTCTCGCAGTTCTTGCCCTTGTCCCACTGGCCGCCGCGCTCGATCTGGAAGGCGCGCTCGGAGACGTCGTGGGCGATCGCATAGCCCGCGACCGAGGCGAGGGCGGCCTCGTCGGAGTCGAGGTAGCGGGCGGTGCGGCCGATGACGACGGCGAGTTCGACCTCCCAGTCGGTCTTCACGCTGCCGCGCGGGACGAGGACCGTGTCATCGGGGCCGACGACCGTGTCCGGGGCCTTCATGAAGATGATGGGCTCTTCGGGGGCGCTGGCGCCGGTCTCGGCGGCGTGGTCGTGGTAGTTCAGCCCGATGCACACGATCTTGCCAATACTGCCGAGCGGCGGGCCGATGCGCACTCCGCCGTCCTCGATCACCGGCAGGGCGTCGTCGCCCTCGGCGGCCGCCGCCGCGCGCAGTCGCGCGAGGGCGACCTCGTCGGCGAGGAGGGCGCCGTCGATGTCCGGGACCAGGGCGGACAGGTCGCGCAAGGTGCCGTTCTGATCGAGCAGCGCGGGGCGTTCCGCGCCCGCCGGTCCGACTCGCAGCAGTTTCATCCCAAGACTCCCGAGGTCACAGGCCGGTGCGAGGCGCCTACCGGCTGATCGATCCTCCCTTCAGGGGCATCCAGCCCGCAAGACCTCATTCACGGACTGGGACAGCGGTTTCACTCGTGACTCCGACGGGCGCCGTTGTGGCCGCCGTTGGGGCCCCGCCATGGGTGCCGCCACGGGTGCCGCCATGGGTGCCGCCACGGGCCCCGCCATGGGTGCCGCCACGGGTGCCGTCATCCGCGGTGCAGCAGGGCCCGCTCCACCGCCGTCCAGGTGGTGCTGGTCGCCAGGTACAGCGCCGCCGCCAGCGGGACCACGGCGGCGGTGACGAGGGTGCCGAACGACAGCAGCGGCAGCGCCCGGACCACTCCGGGCGCCCCGGGGACGGTCGTCCTACGGGCGCGGAGATACGTCCAGGTCGCCACGGCCGCGATCAGCGCGAAGAGCCCGAGGTAGACCAGGCCCGGCGCACCGCTGAGGGCCCCGCCCCACCGGTTCCCGAGCGGGGCCCCGGCGAGGGTGTGGTCGAGGAGGTCTCCGGCGCCGCTGCCGGTGGAGAACACGTGGTACATGACGAAGAAGACGGGAAGCTGGGCGAGCGCCGGGAGACAGCCCGCCAGCGGTGACGCACCCTCCTTCGCCTGCAGCTCCGCCATGGCGCGCCGCAGCCGCTCGGGGTCGCCCTTGTGCTTGCGGCTCAGCTCCGTGAGCTTCGGCGCGAGCGCGGCCCGCGCCTTCTCACCGCGCACCGCGGCACGGGCCAGGGGATGCAGTACCGCGCGGACGCACAGCGTGAACAGGACGATGGCGGCCGCCGCCGCGGACGCGCCGAAGAGCGGGTCGAGGCCGCCCGCCATGGTGGTCAGCAGGGAGCCGAGGGAAGAGAAAAGGGACATGGGAGCCCTCCGCGGGTCTCGTCGTGCCGGAGTGAGGAAGACATCGGCGTGACGAGCCGCATGGCGCGGCGGTACGGATCGGCCTGGCCGGACGAGGAGTGCGGACCGTGGGCCCGGCGGGGGCTTTCGGGACTGACGCCCCGGATCCCGCTCCTCAAACGCCGGAGAGGCTGAAGGTGGTGCGCCTACGCGGCCGTCGGCCGCCGACGGCCCGGCGCTCGCGGCCTCGGACGTCCGGAGGCGTCGGGATCCCGCTGGGGCAGAAACGCCGTACGGCGCTCGCGGTCCCGTATCGCGGTGCGAATCCGCCCGGCGGGGGCGGGTATTCGGCCGCGGGAGGCGAGGATCGCGCAGGTGAGCAGCGCCGTGGCGACGGCGGCCGTGGCCGCCACGGTGGCGGCGAGGGCGACGGCGCTGACGGCCCCGCTCTGCGCCAGCAGAACCCCGGTCAGCAGAAACAGGCAGACGCCCAGCCGCATGCGCAGCGCTTCGAGTCGTCGCGACACCGTCACGTCCCCCTCTCCGGCCGGTCTCCCCTCCTGGCTACGCCAGTCTAAGCAGATCGGCTGAAGTCGGCTGCGGTTCGGCGTCCCGAAGGCGCGCGGGGCCGTGCCGATGTGCGGCTCCACCGCGTAACTGGGGCTTCGCCCCGGGCCCCGGGGCCCGGGGTGAAGCCCCAGTTACGGGAAGGGGCGGGGAGGGGGAGGCAGCGCGCGGCAGGCGTCACGACCCGCCGGACGCCCCCTGGCGGCCCACGTCCACGTCCCGTGGGGCGGCGGCCCGCAGCCGCGCCCAGACCACCAGGCGGTAGCGGGAGGTGAATTCGGGGGTGCAGGTCGTCAGCGTGAGGTAGTAGCCCGGTTCGGTGTAGCGGTAGCGCGGATGGGCGGAGCTGTACGGCACCCGGGCGATCACCGTGCCGTCGGCGGGCGAGGTGCGCGGCAGGGTGCGCTCGACCGTGTACGTGTAGCGGGCGTCGGCGGTGTCGATGCGCACCGTGTCGCCGGGGCGCACCTCGTCCAGCTGCCGGAAGGGCTCGCCGTGGGTGTTGCGGTGGCCCGCGAGGGCGACATTGCCCGCCTGGCCCGGCTGGGCGGTCCGCGGATAGTGGCCCACGTACCCCTTGTTGAGCACCGCCGCCCGGCCGATGCCCTCGGCGATGGGCACCGTAAGGCCGATGCGCGGGATCCGGAGCACGGCGTACGCCTGGTCCCGGCGCGGCCCCCGGCCGCCACCCCCGGTCGCCCGGTCACGGTCGCTTCCGTCCCCCCGAGGGGAATCGGAGGAGCGCGTCGCGCCCGGCGCCGGCGTCGCGGACTCGGCGGCCCCGTCGCGCCATTGCCGCTCCAGTACGCCCACCTCGTGCCGTGCGCCGGCCCTCGCCTGCCGGTTGGTCCACCACAGTTGGTGGACGACCAGGAGCAGCACCACGACCCCGAGGGTGACGGCGAGTTCACCGGCCGTCCACAGCCCCCGGGCGAGCACGGCCCGCCCTCCACGACGTCGCACGCGCGCACCATAGGCCAGGCCGCGCGCACCTGCCAGAGACAGGGCGCGGCTATCCGCCCAGCGCGCGCGAGACCGTATAGATCACCAGCCCGGCCAGGGCACCCACCACCGTGCCGTTGATCCGGATGAACTGCAGATCCCGGCCGATATGGGCCTCGATCTTCCGGGAGGTGTGCTCGGCGTCCCAGCTCGCCACCGTCTCGGTGATCAGCGAGGTGATCTCGTCCCGATACGTCGTCACCACATAGACCGCGGCGTCCTCCAGCCAGCCGTCGACCTTGTCCCGCAGCCGTTGGTCCGTCACCATCCGCCTGCCCAGCGACAGAATCGCCGCCCGCGCCCGCTGCCGCAGCTCGCTGCGCTCGTCCTCGGCCGCCGTGACGATCATCGCCCGCACCGAGGCCCAGGCCGTGGCGATGATGTCCTGGACGTCGCCGCGCCCCAGCACCTCGCTCTTCACCCGCTCCACCCGCGCCCGGGTGTCGGTGTCGGACTGCAGATCCCCGGCGAAGTCGGTGAGGAAGCGGTCCAGGGCGCCGCGCGCCGGATGGGCGGGCATATCGCGCATCTCGGTGACGAAGCGCAGCAGTTCCTTGTAGACGCGGTCGCCGACCTTGCGGTCCACGAACCGCGGCGTCCAGCCGGGGGCGCCGCCGGTCACCGCCTGCATCACCGAGTCGTTGTGCTCCACCAGCCAGTCGTGGGCGCGCAGGCAGACCAGGTCCACGGCGCGG contains:
- a CDS encoding DUF445 domain-containing protein — its product is MERRTTGETAAPPPRGAAVPFVTDSPLDVERRRGVRRMKALATGMLLGVALVYVLATWARSSGVDGWPGYVAAAAEAGMVGALADWFAVTALFRRPMGLPIPHTAIIPTKKDQLGASLGEFVGENFLSGDVVRMRLRAVGIGGRLGTWLVQPEHAERVTAELATALRGALTVLRDSDVQAVVGEAITRRADAQEVAPGLGKLLERVVAEGGHRRAVDLVCLRAHDWLVEHNDSVMQAVTGGAPGWTPRFVDRKVGDRVYKELLRFVTEMRDMPAHPARGALDRFLTDFAGDLQSDTDTRARVERVKSEVLGRGDVQDIIATAWASVRAMIVTAAEDERSELRQRARAAILSLGRRMVTDQRLRDKVDGWLEDAAVYVVTTYRDEITSLITETVASWDAEHTSRKIEAHIGRDLQFIRINGTVVGALAGLVIYTVSRALGG
- a CDS encoding DUF6412 domain-containing protein, which translates into the protein MSRRLEALRMRLGVCLFLLTGVLLAQSGAVSAVALAATVAATAAVATALLTCAILASRGRIPAPAGRIRTAIRDRERRTAFLPQRDPDASGRPRPRAPGRRRPTAA
- a CDS encoding Gfo/Idh/MocA family protein; translation: MDAMDDSSTVRVGLIGYGLAGSVFHAPLIAATEGLVLDTIVTSSPERQRQARAEFPDVRLADSADELWGRADELDLIVIASPNRTHVPLARTALEAGLPVVVDKPLAATAAEAEELAALAEARGLLLSVFQNRRWDNDFLTLRKLLAEGALGDVQRFESRFERWRPQLKGGWRESGDPAEVGGLLYDLGSHLVDQALTLFGPVESVYAEVDVRRPGAQTDDDTFIALTHTSGVRSHLWMSAITAQLGPRFRVLGSGSGYVKYGLDPQEAALREGLRPGDPSAEWGAEPESEWGRLGAGESPLTGGGVPVPTLQGDYPAYYAAVAAALRDGTPPPVTAAEAAAALHVLEAARVSAAERRTVRIEVPA
- a CDS encoding heme-degrading domain-containing protein, whose translation is MSEHAELISRIEEQERRLRLPRFDNDDAWRLGCLIADLAQERGAAVTIGIHRAGQRLFHRALPGTSPDNDAWLERKCRVVERYGASSFLVGARFRAKGAGFEESSRLDPDRYAAHGGAFPLHVTGTGVIGAVAVSGLPQAEDHALVVEALERYLAATA
- a CDS encoding YidC/Oxa1 family membrane protein insertase, which codes for MSLFSSLGSLLTTMAGGLDPLFGASAAAAAIVLFTLCVRAVLHPLARAAVRGEKARAALAPKLTELSRKHKGDPERLRRAMAELQAKEGASPLAGCLPALAQLPVFFVMYHVFSTGSGAGDLLDHTLAGAPLGNRWGGALSGAPGLVYLGLFALIAAVATWTYLRARRTTVPGAPGVVRALPLLSFGTLVTAAVVPLAAALYLATSTTWTAVERALLHRG
- a CDS encoding class E sortase, whose translation is MRRRGGRAVLARGLWTAGELAVTLGVVVLLLVVHQLWWTNRQARAGARHEVGVLERQWRDGAAESATPAPGATRSSDSPRGDGSDRDRATGGGGRGPRRDQAYAVLRIPRIGLTVPIAEGIGRAAVLNKGYVGHYPRTAQPGQAGNVALAGHRNTHGEPFRQLDEVRPGDTVRIDTADARYTYTVERTLPRTSPADGTVIARVPYSSAHPRYRYTEPGYYLTLTTCTPEFTSRYRLVVWARLRAAAPRDVDVGRQGASGGS
- a CDS encoding fumarylacetoacetate hydrolase family protein; translation: MKLLRVGPAGAERPALLDQNGTLRDLSALVPDIDGALLADEVALARLRAAAAAEGDDALPVIEDGGVRIGPPLGSIGKIVCIGLNYHDHAAETGASAPEEPIIFMKAPDTVVGPDDTVLVPRGSVKTDWEVELAVVIGRTARYLDSDEAALASVAGYAIAHDVSERAFQIERGGQWDKGKNCETFNPLGPWLVTADEIPDPQALGLRLWVNGEVKQDGTTADQIFGVAHVVRYLSQFMTLYPGDVINTGTPAGVAMGRPEPKPYLRSGDVVELEIDGLGRQRQEFKDA